Within the Pan troglodytes isolate AG18354 chromosome 2, NHGRI_mPanTro3-v2.0_pri, whole genome shotgun sequence genome, the region CCTAATCTGAATGAAATTTACTAAACACTCATTGTTTTTGAGTAAAGGCATCTTACTGAATGGAAAACCTCTTAGAAGGATTAATATTTCATACTGCTATCACTCTTATCTACAAAGAATTGTTTATTTCCTCCTTGTCTAAGCACAGAAAGCATCATATGGGTGGGAGAAGGAGGCacaattgtatgtatgtatgtatgtatgtatttatttatttgaaacaaggtcttgctctgttgcccaggctggagtgcagcagcaccatctcagctcactgcagcctctgcctcctgggctcaagcaaccctaccacctcagcctcccaagtagctgggactgcaggcgcacaccaccacgcctggctaattttttaaaaattttttgtagaaataaggtctcaccgtgttgtccaggctcatcctgggctcaagcaatccacctacctcggcctcccaaagcgctgggatcacaggtgtaagctaccatgcttggccaagAGGCACAATTTTGAAATAGAGAATGCCACAGTTGGGCAGCAGGAAGGTACTCAGTAGTTTTTCTAGTTGAAGCACAGACAGGAACTGTGGAAAGGATCTGAAGCCtaatttaacctttttaaaacatttacattatttttatattaaataactataattttaaaagtatgaacACTGCATTTGAGAAGTTTGtttcatagtttattttcaaATGGTTCTACATTTGTTTAATATACTGCATTTGTTAATGTCTCCTCCAAAGTGCATCTTGTAGAACACCAGAACATCCTGTTAATGATAGGCCTTTTGTCAAGAATGACAGCATgtcattattttactttcaaaacgAGAGGATGATATAATACCAAGTTATAAGAATGAAGCACAAATTATATTTCACAAAAAGCAGATAACTTACTTCATTTGGGAACATAATTACAGTATTTCATATCTTCTCAAGTTTCACAAAAATGCCCTAAGTAATTAGCTCATATAGGCACTAATAATTTGAAAgggttattacatttttttctatagcaGTTTTGCTTACAGAACATTATTTACAATTTAATAGCATTGAAAAATTTTGtgcaatgtatttatttaacattgCTTACTTAATGATTCAGGTAAAGTCAGAAGACCACTCTTGTGgacctattattttaaaatcacattgtcTTGTTTTCTACATCATAATGAATAtcatgttttctctttccttgctgAACTTCTAGAAAACCTATTCTCTAAAATGTATTGCTtcacataaaatacatttcagCCTTTTCTCCCTTGACTGCTATGATGAAATAACATTCTAATAGCTTTCACAATGTGAAGTTTATagcatttctgttttattcatcagGCTGCAAATCTACTCCACCCTTCAAGAGTTTTCTCTAGAATAAAGATAGGACACTTTGCCAGGAGCAGGGCAAGAACTGCAATTAATAGGCAAGGATTAATGATGAAAGTGACTTACAGTAAGCAACAATTTTCAAATTGagaagaagaaactaaaatgCAAGATGggcaaaaattttaagaaaatatccaTCTGTTCCTAATTAGTTCAGATTTATtgacatggatgaattatatttCTGAGGGCTGATAGTGTCTTTGCATAGGATTGCAGAGCCACTCTTGGTTATGTCTGAAGACATGCAGAGAGTAATAGGATAATGCACAAATGCCATTTCATGTATACAGTGCCCGTAAATTACAACCAATGAACTTAATTTCAATCCTAGACAAGATTTAGAATATATTATGAAAGGGTGATTTGTGAGGATATATTAGAGAAAACAATAACCCTTGGGCCAATTTTATGTTCACTGAGAGTAAGCATGTAGGCTTTGCCATTTCATTTTATGTAGGATTACTAGATCCAGGAACCATATTAGGCATAGAATATATGGACTTTATGAAAACATTTGACAAAGTTTGTCATAATATTCCTGAAgacagtataaaataaatataggctGGTAACAAAGATAATTGGATAATTTAATGATCGGATTAAGAGTTGTACCTGAAATATGCTGAATAATAGAACAGTATCAACCAATGTGATATGACATGCTGTGGAGTTCTGTCCTCAACTTAGtcaatttagcattttaaaatcagagagTGAGATACATAAAATGACTTATAAGGATCAACTTTGCAAAAGACATAAAGCTTAGAATTTTCTGGATACCAGTGGCAATAACTAAGGTAATAACCAAAGGCAATAACTATGTCTAAGACATATATATctatgttattttattcattttttattattatactttaagttttagggtacatgtgcattcagttaggaaaagaggaagtcaaattgtccctgtttgcagatgacatgattgtatatctagaaaaccccattgtctcagcccaaaatctccttaacctgataagcaacttcagcaaagtctcagggtacaaaatcaatgtgcaaaaatcacaagcattcttatacaccaataacagagaaacagagagccaaatcatgagtgaactcccattcacaattgcttcaaagagaataaaatacctaggaatccaacttacaagggatgtgaaggacctcttcaaggagaactacaaaccacttctcaatgaaataaaagaggatagaaacaaatggaagaacatttcatgctcatgggtaggaagaatcaatatcgtgaaaatggccatattgcccaaggtaatttatagattcaatgccatccccatcaagctactaatgactttcttcacagaattggaaaaaactactttaaagttcatatggaaccaaaaaagagcccacattgccaagtcaaccctaagccaaaagaacaaagctggaggcatcacgctacctgacttcaaactatactacaacactacagtaaccaaaacagcatggtactggtaccaaaacagagatatagaccagtggaacagaacagagccctcagaaataatgccgcatacctacaactatctgatctttgacaaacctgacaaaaacaagcaatggggaaaggattccctatttagtaaatggtgctgggaaaactggccagccatatgtagaaagctgaaactggatcccttccttacaccttatacaaaaattaattcaagatggattaaagacttacatgttagacctaaaaccataaaaaccctagaagaaaacctaggcaataccattcaggacataggcatgggcaaggacttcatgtctaaaacaccaaaagcaatggcaacaaaagacaaaattgacaaatgggatctaattaaactaaagatcttctgcacagcaaaagaaaccaccatcagagtgaacaggcaacctacacaatgggagaaaatttttgcaacctactcatctgacaaagggctaatatccagaatctacaatgaactcagacaaatttacaagaaaaaaacaaacaaccccatcaaaaagtgggtgaaggatatgaacagatgcttctaaaaagaagacatttatgcagccaaaaaacacgtgaaaaaatgctcatcatcactggccatcagagaaatgcaagtatCTATGTTATATACTCAAATATATGTGAGTCTAAGataatataagatatatatttttatatattttatatatttgtatatatttacatttacatcTGTAGTTCTGTACTTGGATCTGAAAAGCCAAATGCTCACATAATAGAATGGAAAGTATTGGTCCCAAGGAATATGGAGCttaagggagaaaagagaaagtagtAGAGGAAGATTGGGCATGAATTCCAAATGGCAAGTAGGGCAGCCACAACTCAAGAGGGACTGAAGTGAGGAACTGGAAGAGTTTGGGGTATAAGACAGTGGCTGGttccttattttctctctctttctggagCTACAGTGTCCTCATCTCAGCTTCTGTCTCTGTGTCTACTCATTCATGTCTCAGAATTTTAGTTATGTTAGTTACTTTGTATCTTGTGCATGACATTTTCTGTCTTATGGCTGTGCCAAAGGTGACCTAAGTGCCTGAATCTTCAACAATTACAGGCCCAGTTGGCTCATACCAGCTTGGGCTTGGTTCTTCTGGGTCTGATGTCCAATCCTGGTTCACCAGTCAGCCATGGCTAGGGTAGATAGGTGGAGGGAGTCTTAGTCACATTGCCAAACATGGCAGCCAGGGCTGAGGAAAGTGGATTCTCTAAAATGGAAACATagacagaaaggaaataattggTATATTCAGTATAATAAGACGTTGGTTTGCActgcagtatttttaaaatcaggggtTTTATTTAACATAAAGCCAGTTATAgtatataaaagcaaaatataattgctaaaaatattaaagacCAATGAGATCTAAGGTTGCATTAGAACGTATTACAATGATATTAGTAATGAGATATTAGAATGAGAGAAGTTTGAGTCTTCTCTCATTCTGTTTTAGTGAGACCAGCCACACTAAACTATTGCGTCTGGGCACCATACTTTGAAACACATGTAGAACACTGGAAAAAATTTAGAGAAATCTAGAATGAGGAAGAAATTCAGCTGAAGAAATTGTAAGTGTTGACCTAGAGAAGAGAAGACATGGAGTGTTCCTGATAGCTGTCTTCAAATATTAGAAAGACCTTCATGTGAAAGGGGCCTGGGGATGTCCCACATGGTTTCTAAGAGGACTGGAGCTGGTGCACACTTCAGGGAGGCAGATTTGTGATGAGCCTAAGAAAGGATTTCCTGAGAGACACAACTGGCAGAAGATGGAACAGAATGCTTTAAAAAGTAGTTTCCCATCATTTGGGATGTTAAAATAAAGGATAGGCAACAACATATTTAAGTTGAAGTAGattaatggaattgaatccatcTAGAGCTTGAACCAGATTATCTTTATGATTACTTTTATAAatctatacattttatatagtggcAAGTAGTTGATATAATCATTAATCTATATCCCATAATACTGTATtatggtttttaatttaaaatttttactattaAAGTTTAAAGGAGccaaattttactttataaaaatgtgttatttttttcttccagttgacATTTGTGTAATGACATTGGTAGGCAGATATGGTGGCATTACTATTAGTTACAGCAACAGTTTCTATAGTTTCAAGGGAGGTTACTTTAAGAGTAAATCTTGGATAATGCAAGAGTTAATTTCAAATTTAGTGCCCTGGAGCAAGCATTTTATGAAGCCATCTCTTATCCTTTATGAATAGGAAAACAAGCAGAGGCTACTGAGAAATATTTATacctgaaacagaaaaaagaactaTCTCCCTTCTGACTTggctaaaatttcatttttcactggCCCTATGCTGGCCAAAAGTCACACAACACTTTAtctgaaggaaggaagaggatcTATCCAATATACATGTGATAGATAAATATAATACAGATGGTTAAAGGCACAGGTGCTGGTTTTAAATAGACCTGAGTTTTAATCCCAGCTTCTCCGCATATCAGCTGGTTATTTAACTTTAGTAgtctcagtttttttaaaaaagtctgtaaaatgggtataaccGTACCTACTAAGAACTGATTTGGGGAGAATAGATTAGGTTCAAAGTATTTTTCCTATTTGTAGATTTAAGACAGAATGTTAAATTTctgtaaaaatcataaaatgctGAAACTGAACAGAAACAGAATTCATTTGGTGAAATGtcataattttacagatgaggaaaataagatCTGAAAAAGCCAGGAGAACAGAGCAGTTTGCAATTAAAGAACAGTGATTTCCTCCCACTTCGTGGAAAATTCATCTTAAAACTGGAATTATAAAGATTATAAATTTTTCActatatttggttttattttatggaaaatatttcaagagTAAATTTTTCTTAGAGATACCATGGAGAAACAATTGCTCTGAAAGATCTTTTTCTAATCCCAAGATTTTGTGTCAGACTCAATATgccagtttaaaattttttatacaaGTGTTAGCAATGTCGTAATTATTGCTCCAAGGCATAGTATACTATGTATTTACTTCATTCAACCAGCATGGCTACAATATCTTCAGTTGAACTTgttttttcagaattaaaaaaaatttggtaaGTGTATGTTCTGTTTCCTAGATGTTGCCTGAAGAAAAAGTTTGTAAGTACTGTGGAGTCAGCTATCTAATTCTTCATGAATTTAAGGCTATGGAAGAAAAAGTGAAAGCAATGGAAAAAGAGATGAAATTTTATCAAGGAAGTGTAGATCGTGAAAAGAGACTTCAAGAAAAGCTGCATTCTCTTAGCCAAGAACTTGAACAGTACAAAATTGACAACAAATCCAAAACAGAAAGGTtgagtatgtttttcttttctatcatttaTTTAGTTGAAAGACAGCTAcaggaaataaatacactttgtttttctaaaatttctctaCATCAGGTATAGTTTATACTTTAATGCATTTGtttcttaattatattaaaaattactaaatataattattatagttTGCTTTCTTTTGAGGCATGTATTTACTATCTGAAAAATTAGAAACCAATTAATTTAGTAACCACCAGCTGAGACATTCAAATTTTTTTCCCAGGTATATATATCTTACGTTTTATTATTAGGAAAATTTATCTATCAAAAATCAGATTAATTTTGGTagtttttcatacatttatttttaaatggctttggATTTTTAGATTTGTAGAATAAGGCTTTCATGTTTTGAAAAAGATGCCAAGACGTTCAAATTAGTGTGTGATTTTAAATTATTGGAAttggaaataaattaaagaatggGTTTCTAATTTTGTAGAATCTAATCAGCAATCTAGCCTGCCTAAAGACACTTCAGTGAGCCTACACAGGAGAGTTTTTGctggtgttttatagtttttcctaTGAATGAAAATTTCTTGATTTAAAGTATTGACAGTTGATGTTAAGAGACCTTGAGTTAAtgaatttaatgaataaatttaatgaataaCATGTCTATGTAGTGGAAACTTGCTTAAGTCTCTTTGGattaaatacttttattaaattttgttacagaattttatataaaaatatataattgcatTAAATGCCAGTTGAGCCAGATATTTCTTAGttttttaccaaaaaaagttgttatagtttatttaatttcacatctgaataataaagtattttatgatattttcatGGAAAAGCTTAAAAATTTGAagtattatttacaatttttaatttgcaGGGGTTTTACCTGTCAGGGATTCTTTTGTTTGGTGTATTCACACCTtactttctttaataaaatgtattatacatGTAAGACATAAACACATGAAGTAAAAGAAGTATAGAGAATAAATAATAAGGCAAGAAAGTCTTTGTACCCTGCTGATTATACTATTACTGGTACCCAGCTGATTGTACTGATTGTATTCTTACTGGTACCCTGCTGATTGTACTGATTGTATTCTTACTGGAggtaaaaatcacttttttttttttttttttgtgacagagtcttgctctgtcaccaaggctggagtgcagtgtcatgatctcagctcactgcagcctctgccttctaggttcaagcaattttcctgcgtcagcctcacaagtagctgggattacaggtacacaccaccatgcacggctaattttttgatatttttagtagagacagggtttcaccatgttggccaggctggtctcaaactcctgacctcaggtgatctgcccacctgggcctcccaaactgttggcattataggcgtgagccactgtgcccagccaaaaatcacTTTTAATGATTTGGTGTATGTCTTGGTAGATCCTTTATTGTACCTTTACCTTtattacaaatgtattttcttttctcttttctttctttcttttttttttttgagacagggtctttctctgttgcccaggctggtgtaaaatggcactatcacggctcactgtagccttgaccttccggactcaagctatcctgtcaccttagcctcccgagtagctgggaccacaggtgcacaccaccatgcctggctaatttttgtattttgtagttttttttttttagagatgctgttttgctatgttgcctatgttggtctcgaactcctgggctcaagtaatctgcctgccttggcctcccaaagtgctgggattataggcatgagccacgtgcccagccttattttcttaatatatgtAGTTTATATCTTTATCTTTTAATAGACTAGTTTTAACATTAGCAGTATATCAAACATATTGTTGTGCTGCTGACATTTGCCACTTAACTATATATATTGGAAATTGTTCCATGTTAATGTATGTAGATCTACCTTGTTCTTAACTACACCAACATTTTTGTTACCAAGAATATGCTATAATTTACTTAATCaattttcttttcaacatttatattatttccaatttttgttATTACATGtagtatttgtatttatattcttGTGAACATATGTTGTTCCAAAGGATACATTTCTAGAAGTGGAACTACTGAAAGAAAGCAAATGCCAGTTTAAAATTTTGATGGGTATTATACCAAGTAGTCCTTTGAGAAATTAGCATTAACTTACTTTTGGCCAATAGTTGATGAAGTGACCACTTTCCTACATTTTGTTAATATTgggtttttcttaatttttttcaatctctTGAGTGAAAAATGTTACCTCATGGTTATTTAATTAGTATTTGTTTTTTGCCAATGAAGCTGAACGTTTGTTTGTGTATTAGACATTTATATTGattacctatatacatatattgacCATGTTATTgggttatttgcttatttttgtttatttgtaggtGCTTTTAATATAATATTGGCATTATACTGTGTTTATATatgttgttaatattttctcatgGTTGCTTGTCCTTTcacttcattgtattttttgctgtatcttttaaaaattttaataatatcctGTGCCAGGTTCTGGTTGGTTAAGAGTTTTGTGTCAAGTTCTTTTAGTTGCAAACAATGGAAACTTATCTGACACGAACCTAAACACAAAAGAGAATTTATTGGAAGAGTATGAGGTGATAGCTcattgaaagaaaggaaaaactcaAGAACCCTGGCTTTGGAAATGGACTAGAAACAGAGCTTGTTCAGGGATCTGGGAAATCTGGGGTAAATTCactcaacttttttttccttgcatCATTCCCTTCAAGATTCAAATCCCAGAAGAGTCTCACTGGCTTTACTTCTTTTATGTGACCACCCTCCAATTCCACCCCCTTAGCCTGATGAAGGGGGGAACCTTGATTGATAGGTCTATGAAGACTTCATACAATGAGAGCAAAGGTATTCACTAAAGAGAAGTTAGAGTACTGTTATCAGAAGAAGAGGGAATAGACTCACGCAAGTAGAAACAACAACATATGTTTAAAACTTATAGTATTAGAATTAGCTTTTTAATCTATTTAgtattaattttgtatataatttGAGGTAGATTTCCAATTTCATGTTTGTTGTTTCTCAGATGTCTGGCTGTTGGCCCAATATCACTTATTAAATTCTTCATCCTCTCTCCCTTGACTTGAAATGCCAcctattaatttttcttctagcATATTTCTGGATGGTCTGTTTTGTGTTATTGATTTATTGTCTATCATTGAGTCAGGGCCACACTTTTAACTACTttagctttataatatatttttgatattttgtaggACAAGTGTTTGGTTTGCCTTTCA harbors:
- the LEKR1 gene encoding protein LEKR1 isoform X5, with protein sequence MDHHIPMHALPEEIQKMLPEEKVCKYCGVSYLILHEFKAMEEKVKAMEKEMKFYQGSVDREKRLQEKLHSLSQELEQYKIDNKSKTERIYDVGMQLKSQQNEFQKVKKQLSHLQDELKIKYRQSYIFRLCFC